One genomic region from Quercus robur chromosome 4, dhQueRobu3.1, whole genome shotgun sequence encodes:
- the LOC126723925 gene encoding uncharacterized protein LOC126723925 isoform X1: MASFVSLRSEIFDREERKQQYQAHIRGLNAYDRHKKFLKDYASFYGKEDSRNVKLPVKTDRDTLREGYRFIRTEEDDMDPSWEQRLVKRYYDKLFKEYCIADMSQYKTGKIGLRWRAEKEVISGKGQFICGNKHCDEKDDLASYEASVLVTSLISLAFYGYSEAGENKQALVKLVTCERCADKLHYKRRKEKEQSEKREQEENKRKSLFPGIGQGVLMKQIMTVKGAWREEKEKRLQFQLMIIKLMTMITLMSFLRGCFYDRLLPYLDGLLFANVDNMIAKCRSSKIK, from the exons ATGGCGTCGTTTGTGTCACTGAGATCGGAGATCTTCGACCGAGAAGAGCGAAAACA gCAGTACCAAGCTCATATCCGAGGTCTCAATGCCTATGATCGCCACAAGAAATTCCTCAAAGATTATg CTAGCTTTTatggaaaagaagactctagaAATGTGAAGTTACCTGTTAAAACTGATCGAGACACCCTAAGGGAGGGATATCG GTTCATACGTACTGAGGAAGATGATATGGATCCATCATGGGAGCAAAGGCTGGTGAAGCGTTATTATGATAAGCTTTTTAAAGA ATATTGCATAGCGGACATGTCACAATACAAAACTGGCAAG ATTGGTCTGAGATGGAGGGCAGAGAAGGAAGTCATATCTGGGAAAG GGCAGTTCATATGTGGTAACAAACACTGTGATGAAAAAGATGACTTGGCTAGCTATGAGGCAAGTGTTTTAGTAACATCATTGATCTCTTTAGCATTTTATGg TTATTCTGAAGCTGGAGAAAACAAACAAGCACTTGTGAAATTGGTAACTTGTGAGAG ATGTGCGGATAAGCTTCATTACAAAAGGCGGAAAGAGAAGGAGCAAtcagaaaaaagagaacaagaagaaaacaaaagaaagag TCTGTTTCCAGGAATCGGTCAAGGAGTATTGATGAAACAGATAATGACTGTGAAGGGAGCATGGAGAGAAGAAAAG GAAAAAAGGCTTCAATTTCAACTGATGATCATAAAGTTGATGACGATGATAACTTTGATGAGTTTCTTGAGGGGATGTTTCTATGACCGACTGCTGCCATATTTAGACGGCTTGTTATTTGCCAACGTTGACAACATGATAGCAAAATGCCGAAgttccaaaataaaatga
- the LOC126723925 gene encoding uncharacterized protein LOC126723925 isoform X2, protein MASFVSLRSEIFDREERKQQYQAHIRGLNAYDRHKKFLKDYASFYGKEDSRNVKLPVKTDRDTLREGYRFIRTEEDDMDPSWEQRLVKRYYDKLFKEYCIADMSQYKTGKIGLRWRAEKEVISGKGQFICGNKHCDEKDDLASYEVNFSYSEAGENKQALVKLVTCERCADKLHYKRRKEKEQSEKREQEENKRKSLFPGIGQGVLMKQIMTVKGAWREEKEKRLQFQLMIIKLMTMITLMSFLRGCFYDRLLPYLDGLLFANVDNMIAKCRSSKIK, encoded by the exons ATGGCGTCGTTTGTGTCACTGAGATCGGAGATCTTCGACCGAGAAGAGCGAAAACA gCAGTACCAAGCTCATATCCGAGGTCTCAATGCCTATGATCGCCACAAGAAATTCCTCAAAGATTATg CTAGCTTTTatggaaaagaagactctagaAATGTGAAGTTACCTGTTAAAACTGATCGAGACACCCTAAGGGAGGGATATCG GTTCATACGTACTGAGGAAGATGATATGGATCCATCATGGGAGCAAAGGCTGGTGAAGCGTTATTATGATAAGCTTTTTAAAGA ATATTGCATAGCGGACATGTCACAATACAAAACTGGCAAG ATTGGTCTGAGATGGAGGGCAGAGAAGGAAGTCATATCTGGGAAAG GGCAGTTCATATGTGGTAACAAACACTGTGATGAAAAAGATGACTTGGCTAGCTATGAG GTCAACTTTAGTTATTCTGAAGCTGGAGAAAACAAACAAGCACTTGTGAAATTGGTAACTTGTGAGAG ATGTGCGGATAAGCTTCATTACAAAAGGCGGAAAGAGAAGGAGCAAtcagaaaaaagagaacaagaagaaaacaaaagaaagag TCTGTTTCCAGGAATCGGTCAAGGAGTATTGATGAAACAGATAATGACTGTGAAGGGAGCATGGAGAGAAGAAAAG GAAAAAAGGCTTCAATTTCAACTGATGATCATAAAGTTGATGACGATGATAACTTTGATGAGTTTCTTGAGGGGATGTTTCTATGACCGACTGCTGCCATATTTAGACGGCTTGTTATTTGCCAACGTTGACAACATGATAGCAAAATGCCGAAgttccaaaataaaatga
- the LOC126723925 gene encoding uncharacterized protein LOC126723925 isoform X4 yields MASFVSLRSEIFDREERKQQYQAHIRGLNAYDRHKKFLKDYASFYGKEDSRNVKLPVKTDRDTLREGYRFIRTEEDDMDPSWEQRLVKRYYDKLFKEYCIADMSQYKTGKIGLRWRAEKEVISGKGQFICGNKHCDEKDDLASYEVNFSYSEAGENKQALVKLVTCERCADKLHYKRRKEKEQSEKREQEENKRKRNRSRSIDETDNDCEGSMERRKGKKASISTDDHKVDDDDNFDEFLEGMFL; encoded by the exons ATGGCGTCGTTTGTGTCACTGAGATCGGAGATCTTCGACCGAGAAGAGCGAAAACA gCAGTACCAAGCTCATATCCGAGGTCTCAATGCCTATGATCGCCACAAGAAATTCCTCAAAGATTATg CTAGCTTTTatggaaaagaagactctagaAATGTGAAGTTACCTGTTAAAACTGATCGAGACACCCTAAGGGAGGGATATCG GTTCATACGTACTGAGGAAGATGATATGGATCCATCATGGGAGCAAAGGCTGGTGAAGCGTTATTATGATAAGCTTTTTAAAGA ATATTGCATAGCGGACATGTCACAATACAAAACTGGCAAG ATTGGTCTGAGATGGAGGGCAGAGAAGGAAGTCATATCTGGGAAAG GGCAGTTCATATGTGGTAACAAACACTGTGATGAAAAAGATGACTTGGCTAGCTATGAG GTCAACTTTAGTTATTCTGAAGCTGGAGAAAACAAACAAGCACTTGTGAAATTGGTAACTTGTGAGAG ATGTGCGGATAAGCTTCATTACAAAAGGCGGAAAGAGAAGGAGCAAtcagaaaaaagagaacaagaagaaaacaaaagaaagag GAATCGGTCAAGGAGTATTGATGAAACAGATAATGACTGTGAAGGGAGCATGGAGAGAAGAAAAG GAAAAAAGGCTTCAATTTCAACTGATGATCATAAAGTTGATGACGATGATAACTTTGATGAGTTTCTTGAGGGGATGTTTCTATGA
- the LOC126723925 gene encoding uncharacterized protein LOC126723925 isoform X3 encodes MASFVSLRSEIFDREERKQQYQAHIRGLNAYDRHKKFLKDYASFYGKEDSRNVKLPVKTDRDTLREGYRFIRTEEDDMDPSWEQRLVKRYYDKLFKEYCIADMSQYKTGKIGLRWRAEKEVISGKGQFICGNKHCDEKDDLASYEASVLVTSLISLAFYGYSEAGENKQALVKLVTCERCADKLHYKRRKEKEQSEKREQEENKRKRNRSRSIDETDNDCEGSMERRKGKKASISTDDHKVDDDDNFDEFLEGMFL; translated from the exons ATGGCGTCGTTTGTGTCACTGAGATCGGAGATCTTCGACCGAGAAGAGCGAAAACA gCAGTACCAAGCTCATATCCGAGGTCTCAATGCCTATGATCGCCACAAGAAATTCCTCAAAGATTATg CTAGCTTTTatggaaaagaagactctagaAATGTGAAGTTACCTGTTAAAACTGATCGAGACACCCTAAGGGAGGGATATCG GTTCATACGTACTGAGGAAGATGATATGGATCCATCATGGGAGCAAAGGCTGGTGAAGCGTTATTATGATAAGCTTTTTAAAGA ATATTGCATAGCGGACATGTCACAATACAAAACTGGCAAG ATTGGTCTGAGATGGAGGGCAGAGAAGGAAGTCATATCTGGGAAAG GGCAGTTCATATGTGGTAACAAACACTGTGATGAAAAAGATGACTTGGCTAGCTATGAGGCAAGTGTTTTAGTAACATCATTGATCTCTTTAGCATTTTATGg TTATTCTGAAGCTGGAGAAAACAAACAAGCACTTGTGAAATTGGTAACTTGTGAGAG ATGTGCGGATAAGCTTCATTACAAAAGGCGGAAAGAGAAGGAGCAAtcagaaaaaagagaacaagaagaaaacaaaagaaagag GAATCGGTCAAGGAGTATTGATGAAACAGATAATGACTGTGAAGGGAGCATGGAGAGAAGAAAAG GAAAAAAGGCTTCAATTTCAACTGATGATCATAAAGTTGATGACGATGATAACTTTGATGAGTTTCTTGAGGGGATGTTTCTATGA